One part of the Deltaproteobacteria bacterium genome encodes these proteins:
- a CDS encoding HAMP domain-containing histidine kinase, giving the protein MNASFQQTETARRLADERAVYAWEFERDFQNHVGRLERWVDLRPYEKYLVRLGELLGQLWSRTTVGDAVDDSQRFVRASVVRAPVLLMLLLASAFTPLLQQYLPIVAVYWLTVATGGVIAFLGIAPKAVFHVQTLIDIVAVTVLVHLLGSITTVAVVFYPLMVVLITIAIGFMPGIFYAAAVTFSYTLLVVLEGIGLLPYSPLLGHEYPAFLVAGWPTYPIAVILSAHIITYGSALIAGALAYEIEVKRRQANEAVRSKSELLAICSHDLKNLLVTVTGYSELLLTNLRDRPVSVSDLTLYAQHIHANGSRMLELIHNLLDSARLESNGIPLVKGSVELTRMVKEVAALQQTNAAFKQAEVSCTVPEIPVWIEADGSKLSQALTNLVQNAIIHVPDHRGRITVDVSEPDGGRVRIAVRDNGPGIASDVMPILFDPTALAMRRKTARRRLGMSLSTGLGLSIVKRFVEMHGGQLTVECPPGCGTTFWIDLPWTERRRQGKAGCECSPARYAAATDGRLSEGGVPV; this is encoded by the coding sequence GTGAATGCGAGCTTCCAGCAGACTGAAACGGCCCGGCGCCTGGCGGATGAGCGGGCCGTATATGCCTGGGAATTTGAGCGGGATTTCCAGAACCATGTTGGCAGGCTGGAACGATGGGTAGACCTGCGGCCCTATGAAAAATACCTGGTCCGGCTTGGAGAACTGCTCGGACAGCTGTGGTCCAGGACAACCGTTGGCGACGCTGTTGACGATTCACAGCGGTTTGTCCGGGCGTCGGTTGTCCGGGCCCCGGTCCTGCTGATGCTGCTGCTGGCGTCCGCATTTACCCCTCTGCTCCAGCAGTATCTCCCGATCGTGGCGGTCTACTGGCTGACAGTTGCCACTGGGGGTGTAATCGCATTCCTGGGAATTGCCCCTAAAGCGGTCTTTCATGTCCAGACTCTGATCGACATCGTGGCGGTCACGGTCCTCGTACACCTGCTTGGATCGATCACGACGGTCGCCGTTGTCTTTTACCCCCTGATGGTGGTCCTGATCACGATCGCCATAGGATTCATGCCGGGGATATTTTATGCGGCAGCCGTAACCTTCTCCTATACCCTGCTTGTGGTTCTGGAAGGGATCGGGTTGCTGCCCTATTCACCCCTGCTGGGACATGAATATCCGGCATTTCTGGTGGCCGGATGGCCGACCTATCCCATAGCCGTCATCCTGAGCGCCCATATCATCACCTACGGCAGTGCACTGATTGCGGGTGCGCTTGCCTACGAAATTGAAGTCAAGCGGCGTCAGGCAAATGAGGCAGTCAGGAGCAAGAGCGAACTGCTCGCGATCTGCTCGCATGACCTGAAGAACCTGCTGGTCACGGTTACAGGATACAGCGAACTGCTTCTCACGAATCTGAGAGACCGTCCGGTGTCGGTTTCAGACCTGACGCTCTATGCACAGCACATTCATGCAAATGGCAGCCGGATGCTTGAGCTGATCCACAACCTGCTCGACTCGGCCCGGCTGGAATCCAATGGGATCCCGCTGGTGAAGGGCAGTGTCGAGCTGACACGGATGGTGAAGGAAGTTGCCGCTCTCCAGCAGACCAATGCGGCATTCAAGCAGGCAGAAGTCAGCTGCACGGTACCGGAGATCCCGGTCTGGATTGAAGCCGATGGCTCCAAGCTCTCCCAGGCGCTTACCAACCTCGTCCAGAATGCAATCATTCACGTACCGGACCATCGGGGCCGGATAACGGTCGATGTCAGCGAGCCGGATGGCGGTCGTGTACGGATAGCGGTCCGTGATAACGGACCGGGAATCGCCTCCGATGTCATGCCGATCCTGTTTGATCCCACCGCCTTGGCGATGCGCCGGAAGACGGCGCGGCGCCGCCTGGGCATGTCCCTGAGTACCGGTCTGGGCCTGTCGATTGTCAAACGGTTCGTGGAGATGCACGGCGGGCAGCTCACAGTCGAATGCCCGCCGGGATGCGGGACGACATTCTGGATCGATTTGCCGTGGACGGAGCGGCGGAGGCAGGGGAAGGCAGGCTGCGAATGCAGTCCCGCCCGTTACGCTGCCGCAACCGATGGCCGTCTCAGTGAAGGCGGTGTGCCGGTATGA
- a CDS encoding bifunctional aldolase/short-chain dehydrogenase has protein sequence MPDRALVRDRRPDEQQKESPMVQNQWNDAEAARHSTPLEKLVYVSRLLGSDPSLVLHGGGNTSAKDSVRNLAGDRLDVLFVKGSGWDMATIEAPGFPGVDLNYLRKLRPLAALGDIEMVNELRTHLLNAESPTPSVEALLHAFLPHRFILHSHADAIISLTNQSDGEKAVRGLFGRKLAFVPYIMPGFALAKCCADIFDADSEVEGLLLYRHGLVTFADTAAEAYSRHIEFVTLAEEEAARRARLKTTPAVARSSGPSRDRAAHFMAALRKAFIRRGFRPVLSLMDSAEAVAFCDNKRLVDAAQRGPLTPDHVIQTKRLPLAVPVGLFESGSYGNSLEGCFDRYVRDYEAYFHKQAARRDGGLRMLDPLPRVVLVPGLGVIAAGNTARQAAAIRDIYEHTVSVISLVETGGQYEALPASDIFDVEYWSLEQAKLGKRAAGAPLQGKTAIVSGAASGIGKAVSLELAAAGACVAMLDRDELRLREAEADIRSGCRSGNAVRGFPVDVTSQSAVAQCFAETAIWTGGIDIVVQNAGVFPRNQTVEEMDSSQWSLSMQVNVDGALRVMSRAMHWLRQNHDGGDILVIASKNVPAPGKQAAAYSVGKAAQTQLARVCALEGGEYGIRVNTIHPHMVFDTGIWTPEMLASRAAAYGMTVDEYRQNNLLKTGITSADVARTVRALVDGSFAKTTGAQIPVDGGSERTL, from the coding sequence TTGCCTGACCGCGCTCTGGTGCGCGACAGGCGCCCGGACGAGCAGCAGAAGGAAAGCCCGATGGTTCAGAACCAGTGGAACGACGCCGAGGCAGCCCGCCACTCTACCCCCCTGGAGAAGCTGGTTTATGTCAGCCGTCTCCTTGGATCCGACCCTTCTCTGGTGCTCCATGGAGGAGGCAACACCTCCGCCAAGGATTCTGTCCGGAATCTGGCCGGTGACCGGCTCGATGTCCTGTTTGTGAAGGGCTCGGGCTGGGACATGGCAACCATCGAGGCGCCGGGGTTTCCCGGCGTTGACCTCAACTATCTCCGTAAACTCCGGCCCCTCGCGGCCCTCGGTGATATCGAGATGGTCAATGAACTGAGGACGCACCTTCTCAATGCCGAGTCTCCCACTCCATCGGTTGAGGCCCTGCTCCACGCCTTCCTGCCGCACCGGTTCATCCTGCACAGCCACGCAGATGCCATCATCTCTCTCACCAATCAGTCCGACGGCGAAAAGGCCGTGCGGGGACTGTTCGGGCGGAAACTCGCATTCGTGCCCTACATTATGCCGGGCTTTGCGCTGGCAAAATGCTGCGCGGATATATTCGATGCTGACAGCGAGGTGGAAGGCCTCCTTCTATACCGGCACGGCCTGGTGACGTTCGCGGACACGGCAGCCGAGGCATACAGCCGGCACATTGAGTTCGTCACGCTGGCCGAAGAAGAGGCCGCCAGGCGGGCACGGTTGAAGACCACCCCTGCCGTTGCCCGCAGTTCTGGTCCCTCCCGTGACCGGGCCGCGCATTTCATGGCCGCTCTCCGGAAGGCATTCATTCGCCGCGGTTTCCGTCCGGTGCTGAGTCTCATGGACTCTGCAGAGGCAGTGGCATTCTGCGACAACAAGCGGCTTGTGGATGCTGCCCAGCGTGGCCCGCTCACCCCTGATCATGTGATTCAGACCAAACGTCTGCCGCTGGCCGTACCGGTTGGGCTTTTTGAAAGCGGGAGCTACGGAAACAGCCTGGAAGGATGCTTCGACCGGTATGTCCGTGATTACGAGGCCTACTTTCACAAACAGGCGGCCCGTCGCGACGGCGGCTTGCGAATGCTCGATCCGCTGCCCCGGGTGGTGCTCGTTCCCGGTCTCGGCGTGATTGCTGCGGGTAATACTGCCCGGCAGGCTGCCGCCATCAGGGATATCTACGAGCATACGGTCTCCGTAATCAGTCTGGTGGAGACCGGCGGCCAGTACGAGGCGCTTCCTGCCTCCGACATATTTGACGTCGAATACTGGTCCCTGGAGCAGGCAAAGCTGGGCAAACGTGCGGCTGGTGCGCCACTTCAGGGGAAAACGGCCATCGTGTCCGGGGCGGCCAGCGGCATCGGAAAGGCGGTATCCCTGGAACTGGCTGCCGCCGGTGCATGTGTCGCAATGCTGGACCGAGACGAACTCCGGCTCCGGGAGGCCGAGGCCGACATCCGCTCGGGGTGCCGGAGCGGAAACGCTGTCCGCGGTTTCCCGGTCGACGTGACCTCCCAGTCCGCAGTTGCGCAGTGCTTTGCCGAGACGGCGATCTGGACCGGCGGAATAGATATCGTTGTTCAGAATGCAGGTGTTTTCCCCCGCAACCAGACCGTGGAGGAAATGGATTCCAGCCAGTGGTCCCTGTCCATGCAGGTAAATGTTGATGGGGCACTCCGTGTGATGTCCCGGGCGATGCACTGGCTGCGCCAGAATCATGACGGCGGAGATATCCTGGTCATCGCCTCAAAAAATGTCCCGGCACCAGGAAAGCAGGCGGCGGCGTACAGCGTCGGCAAGGCGGCCCAGACACAGCTGGCGCGGGTCTGTGCCCTGGAAGGCGGCGAATACGGGATCCGCGTCAACACGATCCATCCTCACATGGTTTTCGACACCGGTATATGGACGCCAGAGATGCTGGCGTCGCGGGCGGCTGCATACGGAATGACGGTTGATGAATACCGGCAGAACAACCTGCTGAAGACCGGGATCACCAGCGCCGATGTCGCACGGACCGTCAGGGCTCTCGTGGACGGATCATTCGCAAAGACGACCGGGGCGCAAATTCCCGTCGATGGTGGCAGCGAGCGAACCCTGTAG